One window of the Peptostreptococcaceae bacterium genome contains the following:
- a CDS encoding NAD-binding protein produces the protein MKIIIIGAGKLGTKLATSMLSNNMHVAIMDSNPVVLGKLKDHMDVLTINANGARKEILEKLNISSYDLAIAVTSNDETNILISSMAKKLGCKKNIRHRPCGKPRPCNRQRDTQVSDGKLYILLRQLRNGKGLSCQLQY, from the coding sequence AAACTCGGCACAAAACTTGCGACTTCGATGCTTAGCAATAACATGCATGTCGCCATAATGGACAGCAATCCGGTAGTCCTCGGCAAACTGAAAGACCATATGGATGTATTGACCATAAATGCCAACGGAGCGAGAAAGGAAATTCTCGAAAAGCTCAATATTTCATCCTACGATCTGGCTATTGCTGTAACAAGCAACGACGAAACGAACATACTAATCAGCTCCATGGCCAAGAAACTCGGCTGCAAGAAAAACATACGGCATAGACCATGTGGTAAACCCCGACCTTGCAACCGCCAACGAGATACTCAGGTATCTGATGGAAAGCTATACATTCTACTTCGGCAACTACGCAATGGGAAAGGTCTCTCTTGTCAACTTCAATATTAA
- a CDS encoding NAD-binding protein, whose product MVIHGNGTEANLLEEEDLSDMNAFIGVTGYDEENLFMSLRAKQLNIGKVIAKISRQSYVHIIEKLGIDLAINPVNITASDILKYIRGGKVVSVSLLLDGQAEVSEIIASKSWKFLKQPIMNLNLPKGIIIGAIVHDGKVLIPNGNSIIQAGDRIVVFSLMSEVTKLDSFFPLKDGR is encoded by the coding sequence TTGGTAATCCACGGAAATGGAACAGAAGCCAACCTCCTTGAAGAGGAAGATCTTTCCGATATGAACGCTTTCATAGGGGTCACCGGCTACGACGAGGAAAACCTGTTCATGTCTCTGAGGGCAAAACAGCTTAATATAGGAAAGGTAATTGCAAAAATTTCAAGACAGAGCTATGTGCATATAATCGAAAAACTTGGAATAGACCTAGCCATAAATCCTGTCAACATAACTGCAAGCGACATACTCAAATACATCAGGGGCGGCAAGGTAGTTTCAGTCTCCCTACTTCTTGATGGACAGGCCGAGGTAAGCGAAATTATAGCCTCTAAAAGCTGGAAGTTTCTTAAGCAACCGATAATGAATCTTAATCTTCCAAAAGGCATCATAATCGGAGCGATAGTACACGACGGCAAGGTCCTCATTCCAAATGGAAATTCAATCATACAAGCAGGAGACAGGATTGTAGTCTTCTCTCTCATGTCCGAGGTAACAAAACTCGACTCTTTCTTCCCCTTAAAGGACGGCCGATAA
- a CDS encoding TrkH family potassium uptake protein, producing MNHRMVFKVLGYLLLIIALGMVTPLLISVAHQQSDTIPFLISIAITALIGFALTRIPLKSKMLKVKESLAIVTFGWLFASLLGALPFYISGCIPNYVDAFFETVSGFTTTGATIINDIEVLPMGILFWRSFTHWIGGMGILVVAVAILPIMGTGVFHVFKAESPGPVADKIAPRIMETAKILYTAYIVISLAEFLLLMLGGMSVFESAVHTFGTLGTGGFSTRNSSIGAFNSPYIFNVISVFMIMAGTNFALYYSLFKGKWRDVIKNTELKFYLGILAVCVLAITIDNNFHIYHNWFESFTHSLFQASSIMTTTGYTTFDYEKWSAFSRSIIFMLMFVGGCAGSTGGSIKVVRILALIKLIKRELTKILHPRAIVSVKFGDNPIAEDTLLNISSFFMLYMLIFILGSVAISLEGIDFLGATSAVAATLGNIGPGFGFVGPTHTYSEFSVLSKLLLSFLMLIGRLELFTVIALMSPKFWKREM from the coding sequence ATGAATCATAGAATGGTATTCAAAGTATTGGGATATTTATTGCTAATAATAGCACTAGGAATGGTTACGCCTCTTCTTATTTCAGTAGCTCACCAACAAAGCGACACCATCCCCTTTCTTATAAGTATAGCCATAACAGCATTAATTGGTTTTGCTTTGACTAGGATCCCATTAAAAAGCAAAATGCTCAAGGTAAAGGAAAGCCTCGCCATAGTAACTTTTGGTTGGCTTTTCGCTTCCCTTTTAGGGGCCCTTCCCTTCTACATATCCGGATGCATACCCAATTATGTAGACGCTTTTTTTGAAACCGTATCAGGTTTCACCACGACAGGCGCCACCATAATAAATGATATAGAGGTGCTCCCAATGGGGATCCTCTTTTGGCGTTCCTTCACCCACTGGATTGGAGGCATGGGAATACTGGTTGTCGCGGTTGCTATTCTTCCAATAATGGGCACAGGAGTCTTCCATGTGTTCAAGGCGGAGAGTCCCGGACCGGTAGCCGACAAGATTGCCCCAAGAATAATGGAAACCGCCAAGATACTCTACACGGCGTACATCGTAATATCTCTCGCAGAATTCCTGCTTCTAATGCTTGGAGGCATGTCGGTATTTGAATCCGCCGTCCATACCTTCGGAACACTTGGAACTGGAGGCTTCTCGACAAGAAACTCAAGCATAGGCGCCTTTAACAGCCCATACATTTTTAATGTCATATCTGTTTTCATGATAATGGCGGGTACAAACTTTGCACTCTACTACAGCCTTTTCAAGGGAAAGTGGAGAGATGTCATAAAAAACACAGAGCTGAAATTCTATCTTGGAATCTTAGCCGTATGCGTTCTTGCAATAACAATCGACAACAATTTCCATATATATCACAATTGGTTTGAATCCTTCACGCACTCACTGTTTCAGGCAAGCTCAATAATGACCACTACAGGATACACCACCTTCGACTATGAAAAATGGTCAGCCTTCTCAAGAAGCATCATTTTCATGCTGATGTTCGTTGGGGGATGCGCAGGGTCGACAGGCGGTTCAATCAAAGTTGTTCGTATTCTTGCACTGATAAAGCTAATCAAAAGGGAGCTTACCAAGATCTTGCACCCACGCGCAATAGTGTCTGTCAAGTTCGGTGACAATCCGATAGCGGAAGACACACTCCTTAACATATCAAGTTTCTTCATGCTTTACATGCTTATATTCATACTTGGATCGGTTGCAATCTCACTCGAGGGAATAGATTTTTTGGGTGCGACAAGCGCCGTTGCCGCAACCCTAGGAAACATAGGTCCGGGATTTGGTTTCGTTGGTCCGACACACACCTATTCTGAGTTTTCCGTTTTAAGCAAGCTGCTTCTTTCATTCTTAATGCTGATTGGAAGGCTGGAGCTCTTCACTGTAATAGCCCTTATGTCGCCCAAGTTCTGGAAACGCGAAATGTAA
- a CDS encoding aminotransferase → MKIKDFGVEMWMNKYEDFCEVNMAETCVQSFVVEELIELSGEPKEKVVEDIMKMHLTYGAILGSDRLRNEIAGLYETAKIDNIVTTHGAIGANNLVLTSLVEPGDKVISVLPTYQQMYSIPEAIGAEVSILQLREENGFLPDLNELEALAEGGVKLICINNPNNPTGALMDEAFLKEIVAIAEKAGAYILADEVYRGLNHEGNPFMTSVFDLYEKGISTGSMSKTFSMAGIRTGWICAPKDVMDEVLKHRDYNTISCGMIDEYLAALALENKDKIIERNLKIVRENKKMLSDWVSKEEKISYVEPKAGTTAFLKYDLDMDSEIFCKRLLDETGVILLPGNVMQMEGYIRIGYANDPVIIAEGLRRISEFVKSL, encoded by the coding sequence ATGAAAATCAAGGATTTTGGTGTGGAGATGTGGATGAACAAATATGAGGATTTCTGCGAAGTGAACATGGCAGAGACCTGTGTGCAATCATTTGTAGTTGAAGAGCTCATCGAGCTTTCAGGAGAGCCGAAGGAAAAGGTTGTTGAAGACATAATGAAAATGCATCTTACCTATGGTGCGATACTAGGCTCAGACCGTTTGCGAAATGAAATAGCGGGTCTTTATGAGACTGCGAAGATTGATAATATTGTTACCACCCATGGGGCAATAGGCGCGAATAATCTTGTGCTGACTTCCCTGGTGGAACCGGGAGACAAGGTGATTTCGGTGCTTCCGACCTACCAGCAGATGTATTCCATTCCGGAAGCCATAGGAGCAGAGGTGTCGATACTCCAGCTTAGAGAGGAGAATGGATTCCTTCCCGACCTAAATGAACTCGAAGCGTTGGCGGAGGGCGGAGTCAAGCTTATTTGCATAAACAATCCTAACAATCCGACAGGCGCATTGATGGATGAGGCTTTTCTAAAGGAAATAGTTGCCATAGCTGAAAAGGCTGGGGCGTATATCTTGGCTGACGAGGTTTACCGCGGCCTTAACCATGAAGGGAATCCCTTTATGACATCTGTATTCGATCTTTACGAAAAAGGAATCAGCACTGGGAGCATGTCCAAAACATTTTCTATGGCTGGGATTAGAACTGGCTGGATATGCGCACCAAAAGATGTTATGGATGAGGTGTTAAAGCATCGCGATTATAATACAATCAGCTGCGGAATGATTGATGAATATCTTGCCGCATTGGCTCTTGAAAATAAGGATAAGATTATTGAAAGGAACTTGAAGATTGTAAGGGAAAACAAGAAAATGCTTTCTGATTGGGTTTCCAAAGAGGAGAAAATAAGCTATGTAGAGCCGAAGGCCGGAACGACCGCTTTTTTGAAATACGATTTGGACATGGATTCAGAAATCTTTTGCAAACGATTGCTTGATGAAACAGGTGTAATTTTACTTCCCGGAAATGTGATGCAGATGGAGGGATATATTAGGATAGGATATGCGAACGACCCTGTCATTATAGCTGAGGGGCTGAGGAGGATATCAGAATTTGTGAAATCGCTTTAA
- a CDS encoding ornithine cyclodeaminase family protein, producing the protein MFKVRVLNQENIKKVLDMSSVIDAVERVYVLKHQKKADVFPMVFHEFERGVADMDIKSGYLKEADIFGLKLVSWFGENGKKNLPALIGTTLVFDGKTGVPVGLLSAEHVTGMRTGAAGAIGAKYLARKNSESLLMVGTGHQALFQIGAVLTALPGIRKVMVHSPRTKGKAEKFCEGVEENLRSMFPGISFQATFEAVNNLESAVGVSDIIITATPSRKPMILREWVKPGTHISCIGADMEGKQEIDESLYEIARVFVDDFNQAAAVGETATAVAKGIVNIENPLLEIGEVISGETEGRLSEDDITIFDSTGIALQDLMVSKLALDKAKLLGIGDIIDL; encoded by the coding sequence ATGTTCAAGGTTAGGGTTTTGAATCAGGAGAATATAAAGAAGGTACTTGATATGAGCTCTGTAATAGATGCCGTGGAGAGAGTTTATGTATTGAAGCATCAAAAGAAGGCAGATGTGTTTCCAATGGTATTCCATGAATTTGAAAGAGGCGTTGCCGACATGGACATAAAGTCGGGCTATCTTAAGGAAGCGGACATCTTTGGGCTTAAGCTTGTGTCGTGGTTCGGTGAAAACGGAAAGAAGAATCTTCCGGCCCTCATAGGTACAACCCTTGTATTTGATGGAAAAACGGGTGTCCCCGTGGGGCTCCTAAGCGCAGAACATGTAACGGGAATGAGAACGGGCGCGGCTGGCGCGATAGGAGCCAAATATCTGGCTAGAAAAAATTCAGAGAGTCTTCTGATGGTGGGCACGGGACATCAGGCTCTGTTCCAGATTGGTGCTGTTTTGACTGCTCTTCCGGGAATAAGGAAGGTCATGGTTCACAGCCCGAGGACGAAGGGGAAAGCTGAAAAATTCTGCGAGGGAGTAGAGGAGAATCTTAGAAGCATGTTTCCGGGTATTTCATTCCAAGCGACCTTCGAGGCGGTCAATAATCTTGAGTCGGCTGTAGGAGTAAGCGACATCATAATAACGGCAACTCCGTCTAGGAAACCAATGATTCTTAGGGAATGGGTTAAACCGGGAACCCACATTAGCTGCATAGGGGCGGACATGGAAGGAAAGCAGGAGATTGACGAGAGCCTCTATGAGATTGCAAGGGTCTTTGTCGACGACTTCAATCAGGCGGCGGCGGTGGGCGAGACGGCGACGGCGGTTGCCAAGGGAATAGTCAACATTGAAAATCCTCTGCTGGAGATAGGGGAAGTCATTTCAGGTGAAACAGAGGGACGACTTAGTGAGGATGACATAACCATTTTTGATTCGACGGGCATAGCGCTTCAGGATCTGATGGTTTCAAAATTGGCGTTGGATAAGGCAAAATTGCTTGGAATAGGCGATATTATAGATTTGTAG
- a CDS encoding pyridoxal-phosphate dependent enzyme, producing the protein MIGIKEIESAYERIEPLITKTELEKSLHLSSEETEVFMKLECHQRIARSYKIRGVLSKLLSLTDKELRQGVTAVSSGNHGAALAYGGSLLGVKKVEIFVPETTPLPKVQKMERFGAKVRMVGKNFDEAHHVAEEKILETGLIEVSPYEDPVALAGQGTVALEILRQNPLIDTLVVPIGGGGLICGIGAYAKAFNPDIRIIGVQTEACPAMVDSMRDNVCHEYYESKESVCGALIGGVGRLPFSMASSCIDEVIIVSEETIKRATFLMMKNERIMCEPSSAICYGAFIDNRGIFEGRKTALVISGGNISWEMTRQIIGVYDKEERHVQG; encoded by the coding sequence ATGATTGGAATCAAAGAAATAGAAAGCGCGTATGAAAGAATAGAGCCACTGATTACCAAGACAGAACTTGAAAAAAGCCTGCATCTCAGCTCGGAGGAAACAGAGGTTTTCATGAAGCTGGAATGCCACCAGAGAATCGCAAGAAGCTATAAGATAAGGGGTGTGCTGAGCAAGCTGCTTTCATTAACGGATAAAGAACTGCGTCAGGGAGTTACTGCTGTTTCATCGGGAAACCATGGAGCTGCGCTTGCGTACGGGGGGAGCCTTCTCGGTGTAAAAAAGGTTGAAATCTTTGTTCCGGAGACCACGCCTCTTCCAAAGGTGCAGAAGATGGAAAGATTTGGTGCGAAGGTTCGCATGGTGGGCAAGAATTTCGATGAGGCCCACCATGTGGCGGAAGAGAAGATTCTTGAAACGGGACTTATAGAGGTAAGTCCCTACGAGGATCCTGTGGCTCTTGCTGGGCAGGGTACGGTTGCACTTGAGATTTTGCGTCAGAATCCCCTAATCGACACATTGGTCGTTCCCATAGGGGGAGGCGGGCTGATATGCGGAATTGGTGCATATGCAAAGGCGTTTAATCCCGATATTCGCATAATAGGGGTGCAGACCGAGGCGTGCCCGGCAATGGTGGATTCAATGCGGGACAATGTTTGCCATGAATACTACGAATCGAAGGAAAGCGTTTGCGGCGCGCTCATAGGAGGCGTTGGCAGGCTCCCGTTCAGTATGGCTTCAAGTTGCATAGATGAAGTGATTATTGTTTCCGAAGAGACAATTAAAAGGGCTACATTTCTTATGATGAAGAATGAGAGAATAATGTGTGAGCCATCTAGCGCAATTTGCTATGGGGCATTTATTGATAACAGGGGAATTTTTGAAGGTAGAAAAACTGCGCTTGTGATTTCCGGAGGGAATATTTCCTGGGAAATGACAAGGCAGATTATAGGTGTTTACGACAAGGAGGAACGTCATGTTCAAGGTTAG
- the trpB gene encoding tryptophan synthase subunit beta → MKNRNGYFGNYGGAIVPEPLEAVLKELEDSFFTYVDDPDFQEELAYYQKEYIGRENPLYYAENLTQKAGGAKIYLKREDLNHTGAHKINNAIGQALLAKRMGKKRIIAETGAGQHGVAAATVCALFGMDCIIYMGEKDIKRQSLNVYRMKLLGAKVVPVTDGDGTLKEAVDAALNDFVENADTTFYLLGSAVGPHPYPVMVREFQSIIGKEARRQIIEKENRLPDYIVACVGGGSNAIGLFSPFHDDASVKMVGVEPAGKGLDTPDHAATLTKGIPGLIHGFKCYNLQDEYGVPLPVHSIAAGLDYPGVGPEHSFYKDSGRAKYESATDAEALEAFAILSQTEGIIPALESSHAVAYTIKLAKSLPSDNIIIMNLSGRGDKDVNQIMALLDA, encoded by the coding sequence ATGAAAAACAGAAACGGATATTTCGGAAATTACGGAGGCGCCATTGTCCCCGAGCCCCTGGAAGCAGTCCTAAAGGAACTCGAAGACTCTTTCTTCACATACGTAGACGATCCGGACTTTCAGGAAGAACTTGCATACTACCAAAAGGAATACATAGGCCGGGAAAACCCCCTGTACTATGCTGAAAACCTAACCCAAAAAGCAGGCGGAGCAAAAATATATTTAAAGCGCGAGGACCTGAACCACACGGGCGCACACAAAATAAACAATGCAATCGGACAGGCCCTTCTTGCCAAACGAATGGGCAAAAAAAGAATCATAGCCGAAACAGGCGCAGGACAACATGGCGTCGCTGCTGCTACAGTCTGCGCTCTTTTCGGAATGGACTGCATAATATACATGGGCGAAAAAGACATCAAGCGCCAATCACTTAATGTCTATCGCATGAAGCTCCTGGGCGCAAAAGTCGTTCCGGTCACTGACGGCGACGGCACACTAAAAGAGGCAGTAGATGCGGCCCTAAATGATTTTGTAGAAAATGCCGACACAACCTTCTACCTTCTTGGTTCTGCAGTCGGCCCCCATCCCTATCCTGTAATGGTTAGGGAGTTCCAGAGCATTATAGGGAAAGAGGCGCGAAGACAAATAATCGAAAAGGAAAACCGTTTGCCTGACTATATAGTCGCCTGCGTTGGAGGAGGAAGCAATGCAATAGGACTCTTCAGCCCATTCCATGATGACGCTTCAGTTAAAATGGTGGGCGTTGAACCTGCCGGAAAGGGTCTCGACACTCCCGATCATGCCGCCACACTTACAAAGGGCATACCCGGTCTGATACACGGATTCAAATGCTACAACCTGCAGGACGAATACGGCGTACCCCTTCCAGTTCATTCAATAGCCGCCGGACTTGATTATCCAGGCGTAGGCCCGGAACACAGCTTCTACAAAGATTCCGGCAGGGCTAAATACGAATCGGCAACAGACGCCGAAGCTCTTGAAGCCTTTGCCATATTGTCTCAGACAGAGGGCATCATACCCGCCCTTGAAAGCTCACACGCCGTAGCATACACCATAAAGCTCGCGAAAAGCCTTCCCTCGGACAATATCATCATAATGAACCTTTCCGGCAGGGGAGACAAAGACGTCAACCAAATAATGGCACTCCTTGATGCATAA